The Paenibacillus sp. RC334 nucleotide sequence GTTAAGCGCCGCAAAGGCCCGGCGCTTGAATTACCAAAGACACTTTACCTTCTGCCTGTGGTAGTGAATAGACAGTCGGGACGGCTTTTTTTATGGTGCCTAAAAGACTAAACATACTTGGTTTAACTAATTTAAAACTCAATTTTAAGGTCCCTTAAGGAACTAAAGCGTGAAATATAACATGCTTTTTAAGCGTCGCGGTGGAAGCCGAGGTCACGCAGTACACGATCCTGGTTACGCCAGTCTTTTTTGACCTTTACCCACAGTTCCAGAAAAATTTTAGATCCCAGCAGGTTTTGGATATCTACACGTGCCTGTTTGCCCACTTCCTTGAGCATAGCTCCCTGCTTACCGATAATAATTCCCTTCTGGGAATCCCGCTCTACAAAGATGACTGCCATAATATGCACTACGCCGTTGTCCTGTACCTTCATGTCTTCAATCATGACTGCAATCGAATGCGGTACTTCCTCACGAGTCATATGCAAAATCTTTTCCCGTACCAGCTCGGCAATGACGAACTGCTCCGGATGGTCGGTAATTTGGTCATCCGGGTAATATTGTGGACCTTCAGGCAAGTATTTCTGAACCTGCTCCAGCAAACGGTTCACATTGTTGCCCATTTTAGCCGAGATCGGCACAATTTCTGCAAAGTCGTACAGCTTGCGATACTGCTCAATCAGGGGCAGCAGTGCTTCCGGCTCAATACGGTCAATTTTATTTAAAACCAGAATAACTGGCGTTTTTACCTGTTTCAGCTGCTCGGCAATAAAACGGTCGCCTCCGCCTAATCCTTCAGCGGCATCAATAAGAAAAAGTACAGCCTCAACTTCGCCCAACGTATTAAAGGCTGTCTGATTCATGTAGTCGCCCAGTTTAGACTGGCGCTTATGAATGCCCGGTGTGTCCAAAAATACAATTTGCG carries:
- the era gene encoding GTPase Era; the protein is MAKKHFKSGFVAIVGRPNVGKSTLMNHVIGQKIAIMSDKPQTTRNKIHGVFTTEDTQIVFLDTPGIHKRQSKLGDYMNQTAFNTLGEVEAVLFLIDAAEGLGGGDRFIAEQLKQVKTPVILVLNKIDRIEPEALLPLIEQYRKLYDFAEIVPISAKMGNNVNRLLEQVQKYLPEGPQYYPDDQITDHPEQFVIAELVREKILHMTREEVPHSIAVMIEDMKVQDNGVVHIMAVIFVERDSQKGIIIGKQGAMLKEVGKQARVDIQNLLGSKIFLELWVKVKKDWRNQDRVLRDLGFHRDA